The sequence AAATCGTTAACATGAAAAAGTACATCATAGGAGTTGGATTGTGGCTAACAGGTATAGGACTGGCAGTTGCGCAGACAGCGCCAACTGTGGTGCCTCTGGACAAGGCAATTCAACTGGCGTTGCAAAACAATAAGGGAATTAAGCTGGCTGATTCGCGCACGCAGGCTGCCGAAGCACATTTACAGGAGACAAAAGATCGTAGTTTGCCACAAGCCAATGCATCGCTGGCTTATTCTCGCTATAGCCTGACCGGCCCGTTTTCGCTGGGCGCCGGCAGCGATGGAAAATCGGCATTGACGATACCAGCCGGTGCATTTAATGCAACAATGGGTGGGGTTACGATTAGCAAGGAAGTATTTGGAGGTTTTGCCGAAAAGTCGGCAGAGCGGTCGGCTGATTTGCTGGCTAAAGCGAGCCATCTGGATGCACAGCGAAATCGTTCCGAGCTTGTCTATACCGTAACCGATGCCTACTACAACATTGTTAAGCTAGCGCGTTCGATTGGTGTTATTGAGCAGAATATCAAACAGTTCGACGAAAAAGAGCGTGAAGCCACCAACCTACAGAAAGAAGGAATCGTAACGGCCAATGAAGTGCTAAAGATTCAGTTGCAGAAAAACAATTTGCAATTGAGCCGTTTACAAGTCGAGAAAGCCCGACAGACGGCTCTCTACAACTTCAATTTGCTGGTTGGCCTGCCTGAAGACCAGACTATTGCGATTGATACCACGCTGGCCAATCCGGTCGTTACTGCCGAACCCCTGAGTTCATTTCTAACACGGGCAGTACAGGCCCGGCCTGAAGTGCAGGCGAATAATTTACGGGTTCAGTCAGCTGAAGCAATGCTTCGCAATACGAAGAGTAGTATGTATCCGCATCTGGGTGTATCGGCTGGCTACAATTACATAAACCCAACGGCTCAGGTCATTCCGGAGGGGGGGGCATTCATTAGCGCCTGGAACGTAGGAGCGGGGTTGACATATAACATCGGTTCGCTGTATAATTTGAAAGGGAAACTGCATGGTGCCCAAACTGCCATTGATCAGGCGAATCTGCAAGGCCAGCAACAAACCGATCAGATTCGGAGTGAGGTCGTTACGGCCTATAATAACTACCAACTGGCCCTTGAACAACAGAATGTAATTCGTACGTCTGTAGGGCAGGCACAGGAAAATTATCGCCTTACGGAATCCCGTTTCCGTAATGGACTGGTCGGTTCGACCGATCTATTAGAAGCTGATAGCTTTCTGCTTCAGGCTCAACTAAACGTCATAAATGCCACCGTGGACGCGCAGCTTGCTTACCAACGCCTGTTAAAAGCCACTGGCAACAACCTTAATTAATCTTGTTTCGACAATAGCATACAATCATGGATAAGAAAATTTTATTCCGCGTAGGAGGGGTCGTAATCCTGGCCATTGCCCTCTTTTTCGGGTACAGCGAATTTCGCTACCTGCAACGTCATGAAACTACCGACGACGCTCAAATTGATGGTGATGTAAACCCGGTAATACCCAAAGCGGGTGGTTATGTGAAGGAAATTCGCTTCAAAGACAACCAGTTCGTTAAAGAAGGCGATACCCTTATTGTGCTCGACGATGCCGATTATCGCATTCGGGTCGATCAGGCTGAAGCTGCCATGCAAAGTGCTATGGCTGCTGTCGGGGTTTCCCGTTCGCAGGTAAACGTTGCGTCGGCGACCGTACAAAGCTCGCAGGCAAGTGTACAGACTGCCCGCGACCAGGTAGCCACAGCCCAGGCTAACGTAGCGGCTGCTCAGGCACGTGCTCGTAAAGCCAATCAGGATTTTGACCGTTATAGCCGACTGCTGGCTGAAAAAACCGTTCCCCAACAACAGTTTGATGTTGCTCAGGCCGAACGCGATGCCGCTCAGGCTCAACTGCTGGCTGCTCAGGCTCAGTTGCAAACAGCTCAATCGCAGGTAAACGCGGCTGGTACACAGACCAGTGTTACAAGTTCGCAGCGTCGGGCCACACAAGGCCAGATTACGGTAGCCCAGTCGACGATTAAACAGCGCCAGGCTGATTTAGACATGGCTAAACTGCAACTTTCGTATACGATCGTACGTGCTCCAGCCTCAGGTGTTGTATCGAAGCGTTCCATACAAATCGGGCAACTAGTTCAGGCAGGTCAGGCTGTATGCTCTGTGGTAGGTAACACTAATCTGTGGGTAACGGCAAACTTTAAAGAAACGCAATTGCATCAGATGGTGCCTGGCCAGACGGTAGATATCGATGTCGATGCTTTCGGTGGTGAGAAATTGACGGGTCAGGTTGGTTCGTTTGCTGGTGCAACAGGTGCCAAGTTTTCATTACTGCCCCCCGACAATGCTACGGGCAACTATGTAAAAGTCGTACAACGCATTCCTGTGCGTATCGAACTGGACAAAAAAAGCCCACTGTACGCTAAACTTCGCCCTGGTATGAGTGCGACAGTAGCCGTGGATTTACAGAAATAGAACCGACTTACAGTATTCCGTCTACCGGTTTTGCCAGACTAACGTTACTTGTTGGTCGTGCTGGACGATCGTTAACGGAATACTGTAAACCGTAAACCTTTGGCATTATGAAGTTAGGATTTGATAAATGGATCGTCGTACTTACGGTTACGACAGCCGCCCTGCTGCAAACAATTGACTCATCGATTGTTAACGTTACGTTGAACCAGATGATGGGTAATCTCGGCGCATCACTGGGCGATATTAGTTGGGTTGTAACGGGGTATGCCGCTGCCAGTGCTGTGATGATCACCATGTCGGGCTGGTTGACAGCTAAACTGGGCCGCCGAAATTATTTTGCCGCATCGATTATTCTTTTTACGGTCGCATCGGTTTTTTGTGGCACTTCAACCAACGTTTGGGAGCTTGTATTTTTCCGGGTCGTACAGGGTATCGGTGGAGGAGGTTTGCTGACTACAGCCCAATCCATTCTGATTCAGACCTTCCCAAAAGAAGATCTGGGGATTGCCAACGCAATCTTTGGGATGGGGGTCATCATTGGCCCCTCGATAGGACCTACTCTTGGCGGATACATTACCGACAACCTGTCCTGGAACTGGGTATTTTACATCAACATTCCGTTTGGAATACTGGCCACATTCCTGACGTATACCTACATTAAAGAACCCGCCGAGAAGATGGTGGCGGGTAAGATGGACTGGCTGGCCCTGATACTCCTGACTATGGGAATTGGTGGCTTACAAATTATTCTGGAAAAAGGGGAGGAAAAAGACTGGTTCGATTCGAGTTTCATTGTAGGGATGTCTATTGCAGCCGCTGTTGGTCTGATTGGGTTTATATGGCGGCAACTGGCCGTAAAACTGCCCATTCTGGATTTGAAATTATTGCTCCAGCGTCGATTTGCGGTAGGTACGTTGTTTAACTTTATCCTGGGTTTTGGGCTATTTGCATCCGTATTTATCATTCCGGTTTTCTGTCAGACCATTCTGGGGTTCACCGCCAGCCAGACGGGATTATTGCTGATGCCGGGTTCAATTGCGACGGGTTTAATGATGCCTGTTGTTGGCGGGTTGCTTAGTAAAAATTACATCTCGCCAATCTGGTATGCTGCCATTGGTTTTTTGATGTTCTTCGGATTCTGTTTCGATTTATCGGCGATTAGCCTGGAGGCTGGCCCCGATTATTTCTTCTGGCCGCTTATTATTCGGGGTGTTGGCATGGGGTTGATCTTTATCCCGCTGACAACAATAACCCTGGCTGACCTGAAAAATATTGAAATTCCTCAGGGCTCGGCTCTCACGGGTATGATTCGTCAGTTAGGCGGAACATTCGGAACTGCCATCATGACAACGTATATCTCGACACGTACCGTGTTTCATGCATCGCGGTTGTCGGATAATGTATCTATCTACAATCCATTATCAGTTGATCGAATCCGTCAATATACGGGTCTATTTTTATCTAAAGGCGATGCCTTGATGACGGCGACGGGTAAAGCATATGGGGTAATCCAGGGCGCTGTTATAAAACAGGCACTTGTTATGACCTATGCCGATGCCTTCCTGATTATCGGTGGATTCTTCCTGATTTGTGTACCACTGTTATTGTTGTTTATCGGAAAGAAAATAGAAGCATCGGCTCATACCGAGATGGTTATGGAATAGCAGCAACTTCAAGATGTAATTGTGTTTTTGTTTTGTTTATTTAGTTTCGACATCGGACAACCATTTGGTAGTCCGATGTTTTTTTGTGCTCATAGCTATTGTATAGAATCGTAAAATCCCTCAATAAAAGCATTATCAATATAATTAATTGCTTAAATGAGTCACTTATTAATATTAAGAACGTGTTGGGGAGTTAAGTTTGGCAATGCCCTTCAATACGTTCTATAAGATCAGCGTATCATCAGCTATTGGATGCTTATTTGCGTAAAGACGGTTTAATTATCTTCGAATCATTCAGTAAGAACCATCTCGAATACAGACAAAGGAATGAGAAAGTTGGTGGACCAAAAGACGTGGCTAGTTTATTCTCAATAGAAGAGATAAAATCTGATTTTCAACAGTACGATATCATAGAATTGGTAGAAGAGGTGATTGACTTGCAGGAAGGTAGTAATCACAATGGTCAAGGCTCGGTGATTAGGTTTATTGGGCGTAAAAAGTAAATGATTGATATAAAAAAAATATCAAGACGCGAATTAATTAAACAAGGGGGACTTGCTTTATCCGTTTTGCCTTTACCATTTAAAACAAATTTAAATTTTAATGACATGACAGGTAACACAGATTTCGACGTAATCATCGTTGGTGGAAGCTATGCAGGACTTTCGGCAGCCATGGCTTTGGGACGGTCATTAAGAAATGTTTTAATCATTGACTGCGGTTTACATTGTAACCGACAAACACCTCATTCACATAACTTCATTACGCAAGACGGATAAAAGCCAAGCGTTATTGCGGAAAAAGCGAGAAAACAAGTGTTAAAATACGACACCGTAACATTCGTAACTGATCTTGCCATTAATGGCAGGAAAATCGATAAGGACTTTGAGATTTCAACTCAATCAGGAAAAACATTCTCAGCTAAAAAGCTCGTTTTTGCAACAGGACTGAAAGACAAAATGCTAAATATTAAGGGATTTTCTGAATGTTGGGGAATTTCAGTCATTCATTGTCCTTATTGCCACGGCTATGAAGTAAAGAATCAGAAAACAGGAATTTTGGCAAATGGATATGGTGCGTTTCACTTGGCTTGACTCATTCGTAACTGGACAAAGGATTTAACCATATTTACCAATGGAAAATCGACATTGACACAAGCGCAAACCGATGAAATAAAAAGACACAATATTTTACTAGTTGAAAAGGAAATCATCTCATTGAAACACAAAAATGGCGTAGTGGAAGAAATAATTTTTTCAGACAATTCAACTTATGAATTAGAAGTTATCTATTCAAGGCCTCCTTTTGAACAGCATTTTAAAATCCCTGAATTATTGGGTTGTGAATTGACAGAACAGGGACTTATCAAAGTAGATGCATCTCAGAAAACAACAGTGGATAATATATACGCTTGTGGAGATAGCGCCAATGCTCCTCGTTCTGTACCATATGCTGTATCATCAGGGAGTAATACAGGCGTATTTTTAAATAATGCAATGGTAGAAGAAGATTTTTTAAAATGATAGTAACGCTGCATAGAACATGCGGTTTGGAGTAATGGCGACAGACCCAACGCAGTTATAGCAGTAGAATAAAACTTCTACATTAGTTTGTTATCGCTTCAATCGTATGCTACGGATAGTCGTAGACAGATATTAAAAGAGTGTCTTATAAAAATGCTCCTATTTGAGACGATGGAGTCGTCATGTTAGTGCTCCTTAATTGGTTTTTTTTGAGATCGTACTCTCGCTTAACTCAAAGTAGGTAATTGAATCACAAACGCAGTACTTTCCCCTTCCAGACTTTCTACCGTCAGGCTCCCCCCGTGCCCTTTGGTGACAATATCATAACTCAAACTCAGCCCTAAGCCAGTTCCTTCACCCGTGGGTTTAGTGGTGAAAAAAGGTTGGAAGATCTTGGCCTTCACCGATTCAGGCATGCCAACCCCATTGTCGCTCACTCGGATTTCGGTATAACCATTACGTTGCGTGGTACTAACTGTAACCGTAGGTTGATAATCAGAAGGGGTCTTTGTCTGTTTTTCTTTCACGGCGTAGAAGGCATTGTTATAGAGATTCAGCAGTACTCGCCCAATCTCCTGAGGAATCACTTCTAGTTTGCTCAAATCAGGCAGAAAATCCGTTATCAACTCGGCGTTAAATTCCTTGTCTTTAGCCTTAAG comes from Spirosoma aureum and encodes:
- a CDS encoding TolC family protein, translated to MKKYIIGVGLWLTGIGLAVAQTAPTVVPLDKAIQLALQNNKGIKLADSRTQAAEAHLQETKDRSLPQANASLAYSRYSLTGPFSLGAGSDGKSALTIPAGAFNATMGGVTISKEVFGGFAEKSAERSADLLAKASHLDAQRNRSELVYTVTDAYYNIVKLARSIGVIEQNIKQFDEKEREATNLQKEGIVTANEVLKIQLQKNNLQLSRLQVEKARQTALYNFNLLVGLPEDQTIAIDTTLANPVVTAEPLSSFLTRAVQARPEVQANNLRVQSAEAMLRNTKSSMYPHLGVSAGYNYINPTAQVIPEGGAFISAWNVGAGLTYNIGSLYNLKGKLHGAQTAIDQANLQGQQQTDQIRSEVVTAYNNYQLALEQQNVIRTSVGQAQENYRLTESRFRNGLVGSTDLLEADSFLLQAQLNVINATVDAQLAYQRLLKATGNNLN
- a CDS encoding HlyD family secretion protein, which translates into the protein MDKKILFRVGGVVILAIALFFGYSEFRYLQRHETTDDAQIDGDVNPVIPKAGGYVKEIRFKDNQFVKEGDTLIVLDDADYRIRVDQAEAAMQSAMAAVGVSRSQVNVASATVQSSQASVQTARDQVATAQANVAAAQARARKANQDFDRYSRLLAEKTVPQQQFDVAQAERDAAQAQLLAAQAQLQTAQSQVNAAGTQTSVTSSQRRATQGQITVAQSTIKQRQADLDMAKLQLSYTIVRAPASGVVSKRSIQIGQLVQAGQAVCSVVGNTNLWVTANFKETQLHQMVPGQTVDIDVDAFGGEKLTGQVGSFAGATGAKFSLLPPDNATGNYVKVVQRIPVRIELDKKSPLYAKLRPGMSATVAVDLQK
- a CDS encoding DHA2 family efflux MFS transporter permease subunit, coding for MKLGFDKWIVVLTVTTAALLQTIDSSIVNVTLNQMMGNLGASLGDISWVVTGYAAASAVMITMSGWLTAKLGRRNYFAASIILFTVASVFCGTSTNVWELVFFRVVQGIGGGGLLTTAQSILIQTFPKEDLGIANAIFGMGVIIGPSIGPTLGGYITDNLSWNWVFYINIPFGILATFLTYTYIKEPAEKMVAGKMDWLALILLTMGIGGLQIILEKGEEKDWFDSSFIVGMSIAAAVGLIGFIWRQLAVKLPILDLKLLLQRRFAVGTLFNFILGFGLFASVFIIPVFCQTILGFTASQTGLLLMPGSIATGLMMPVVGGLLSKNYISPIWYAAIGFLMFFGFCFDLSAISLEAGPDYFFWPLIIRGVGMGLIFIPLTTITLADLKNIEIPQGSALTGMIRQLGGTFGTAIMTTYISTRTVFHASRLSDNVSIYNPLSVDRIRQYTGLFLSKGDALMTATGKAYGVIQGAVIKQALVMTYADAFLIIGGFFLICVPLLLLFIGKKIEASAHTEMVME
- a CDS encoding FAD-dependent oxidoreductase encodes the protein MTQAQTDEIKRHNILLVEKEIISLKHKNGVVEEIIFSDNSTYELEVIYSRPPFEQHFKIPELLGCELTEQGLIKVDASQKTTVDNIYACGDSANAPRSVPYAVSSGSNTGVFLNNAMVEEDFLK